In Prunus dulcis chromosome 1, ALMONDv2, whole genome shotgun sequence, the following are encoded in one genomic region:
- the LOC117615692 gene encoding agamous-like MADS-box protein AGL30: protein MGRVKLKIKRLENTNGRQATYAKRKHGIMKKANELSILCDIDIVLLMFSPTGKPSLCSGKRSSIEEVIAKFAQLTPQERAKRKLESLEALKKTFKKLDHDVNIQEFLGTSSQTIEDLTNQSRLLQTQLSEIKKRLSCWSSPDKITSVEQLGQMEDSVRESLNQIRAHKENLQKQQLMSLECTSQFQNGLHIPFSMSAEQQLQPLSWIPTNESRHMVLPEDPNLLPHRDMECSASSSFGSYSGYLGTGKSSEISTSGQENGILNDLSRTAPLRLQLGGQFPYLPYNLNMLTDTKFQPPAEMSPQENPVEYHVNGSFEAPRPEFYPTQHSWASASGPCAVTMFDEHLYSQSN from the exons ATGGGAAGGGTAAAGCTCAAGATAAAGAGGTTGGAGAATACAAATGGGCGTCAAGCAACTTATGCTAAAAGGAAGCATGGCATCATGAAAAAGGCTAATGAATTATCTATACTCTGTGACATAGATATTGTTCTTCTCATGTTTTCACCAACCGGAAAGCCTTCTTTATGCAGTGGAAAACGCAG TAGCATTGAAGAGGTTATAGCAAAGTTTGCTCAACTAACTCCACAGGAAAGAGCCAAAAG GAAACTGGAAAGCCTCGAA GCACTGAAGAAAACATTCAAGAAGTTGGATCATGACGTGAATATACAAGAGTTTTTGGGTACAAG tTCTCAAACAATTGAG GATCTGACTAACCAGTCTAGGTTATTGCAAACCCAACTTTccgaaataaaaaagagactAAG CTGTTGGTCTAGCCCTGATAAGATCACCAGTGTAGAACAATTGGGGCAAATGGAAGATTCAGTAAGAGAATCGCTTAACCAGATTCGGGCACATAAG GAAAACCTACAAAAGCAGCAACTTATGTCGTTAGAGTGCACTAGTCAG TTCCAAAATGGGTTGCATATACCTTTCAGCATGAGTGCTGAGCAACAGCTCCAGCCTTTGTCATGGATTCCGACTAATGAAAGCCGGCATATGGTTTTACCGGAGGACCCGAACTTGCTTCCCCATAG GGATATGGAATGCTCTGCAAGTTCCTCCTTTGGGAGTTATTCTGGTTACCTTGGTACAGGAAAAAGTTCAGAGATTTCTACTTCTGGGCAAGAAAATGGTATTCTTAATGACTTAAGTAGAACTGCACCGCTGAGGCTACAGCTGGGTGGGCAATTTCCTTACCTGCCGTACAATCTCAATATGCTGACTGATACGAAATTCCAGCCACCAGCAGAAATGAGTCCTCAAGAAAACCCTGTGGAGTATCATGTTAATGGAAGCTTTGAAGCTCCTAGACCCGAGTTTTACCCTACTCAGCATAGTTGGGCCTCTGCATCTGGTCCTTGTGCTGTTACCATGTTTGACGAGCATTTATATTCCCAG TCAAACTGA